One window of Sphingobacteriales bacterium genomic DNA carries:
- the fbp gene encoding class 1 fructose-bisphosphatase — protein sequence MQSIHHTIKHKVTTLGGFILEEQRAYPWATGELSGLLRDMGFSAKIINRDVNKAGLVDILGATGENNIQGEEVKKLDVFANRQFLYSLQNNGECAGVASEENDDFVPFPKQPKSSQKYVVCIDPLDGSSNIDVNVSIGTIFGIYQRVSANGPCTEADFLQPGNKLVAAGYIIYGSSTMFVYTTGESVNGFTLDPTIGEFCLSHPDIKTPKDGNIYSVNESNKYKFSKGVNDYIEYCKQPDKATNRPYSSRYVGSMVADFHRNLIKGGIFMYPALKGHPRGKLRILFECNPMALIAEVAGGKATDGTQRILDIVPTKLHERCPIFIGSENMVNKALEFLAPKEKEDLIKAGNPLSV from the coding sequence ATGCAATCCATACACCATACCATTAAACACAAAGTAACCACGTTAGGTGGGTTTATTTTAGAAGAACAACGGGCATATCCCTGGGCAACCGGAGAGTTGTCGGGATTGTTGAGAGACATGGGTTTTTCGGCCAAGATTATTAACCGGGATGTCAACAAAGCCGGATTGGTGGATATTCTTGGTGCAACCGGCGAAAATAATATACAAGGCGAAGAGGTAAAAAAACTCGATGTATTTGCAAACCGTCAGTTTTTGTATTCACTCCAAAACAACGGAGAATGTGCGGGAGTGGCTTCAGAAGAAAACGACGATTTTGTTCCATTCCCCAAACAGCCCAAAAGTTCGCAAAAGTATGTGGTTTGTATTGACCCTTTAGACGGCTCATCCAATATTGATGTAAATGTTTCCATAGGAACTATCTTTGGAATTTATCAACGGGTTTCTGCGAATGGCCCTTGTACAGAAGCCGATTTTTTACAGCCCGGAAACAAACTGGTCGCTGCCGGTTATATTATCTATGGTTCTTCGACCATGTTTGTTTATACTACCGGCGAGTCGGTCAACGGGTTTACTTTAGACCCCACTATCGGCGAATTTTGCCTTTCACATCCCGACATCAAAACGCCAAAAGACGGCAATATTTATTCCGTCAACGAGAGCAATAAGTATAAGTTTTCGAAAGGAGTGAACGATTATATAGAATATTGCAAACAACCGGACAAAGCGACAAACAGACCCTATAGTTCGAGATATGTGGGATCTATGGTGGCCGATTTTCACCGCAACCTCATCAAAGGGGGAATTTTTATGTATCCCGCACTCAAAGGACATCCGAGAGGCAAGCTGAGGATTTTGTTTGAATGTAACCCGATGGCACTAATTGCCGAAGTAGCCGGCGGTAAGGCTACCGACGGAACGCAGCGAATTTTGGATATTGTACCAACCAAACTTCACGAGCGATGCCCTATTTTTATCGGGTCAGAAAACATGGTTAATAAAGCCCTCGAGTTTTTAGCTCCTAAAGAAAAGGAAGACTTAATAAAAGCCGGTAATCCACTTTCAGTATAA
- a CDS encoding Rpn family recombination-promoting nuclease/putative transposase, whose protein sequence is MAKKLVRFDWAMKKMLCHKTNFDIFEGFLSELLSEDVKIKQILDSESNKETEDDKHNWVDILVENSKDELVIVEVQNSKEYDYFHRMLYGTSKAITEHIKEGQPYAEVKKVISITIAYFDLGQGADYVYHGTTEFRGLHKNDILTLADKQIELYKKNSIHEIYPEYWVIKVGKFHNRVKDKLDEWIYFFKNAEIKSGSTAKGLKEVAERLDEMKLNEKDAKDYKRYLKLLRDVASDQHTKMADAQDLIKKGEENKEIEVLLEMHKDNVPINIIAKYLKISEEHVLKIIESRKGK, encoded by the coding sequence ATGGCAAAAAAGTTAGTTCGTTTCGATTGGGCGATGAAAAAAATGCTTTGCCACAAGACAAACTTCGATATTTTCGAAGGTTTCCTGTCCGAGTTGTTGAGCGAGGATGTGAAAATCAAGCAAATCCTTGACAGCGAGAGTAATAAGGAAACAGAAGACGACAAACACAATTGGGTGGATATTCTCGTGGAAAACTCAAAGGATGAGTTGGTGATAGTAGAAGTGCAGAACAGCAAGGAATACGACTACTTCCACCGTATGCTGTATGGCACATCCAAGGCAATAACCGAACATATCAAAGAAGGTCAACCCTATGCAGAAGTGAAAAAGGTTATTTCCATCACCATTGCCTATTTTGACTTGGGGCAGGGAGCGGATTACGTTTACCATGGCACGACTGAGTTCAGGGGCTTGCACAAGAACGATATATTGACCCTCGCCGACAAACAGATTGAACTCTATAAAAAGAACTCAATCCATGAAATATATCCCGAATACTGGGTTATCAAAGTCGGCAAGTTCCACAACCGAGTCAAGGACAAATTGGACGAGTGGATATATTTCTTCAAGAACGCCGAAATAAAGAGTGGCTCGACCGCCAAGGGCTTAAAAGAAGTGGCTGAGAGGTTGGATGAAATGAAACTGAATGAAAAAGATGCAAAGGATTATAAAAGGTATTTGAAGCTGTTGCGAGATGTTGCGAGCGACCAGCATACTAAAATGGCGGATGCACAAGATTTAATCAAAAAAGGAGAAGAGAATAAAGAAATTGAGGTTTTATTAGAAATGCACAAGGATAACGTCCCGATAAATATAATTGCTAAGTACTTAAAAATTTCAGAGGAACACGTCTTGAAAATCATTGAAAGCCGGAAGGGTAAATAA
- a CDS encoding GNAT family N-acetyltransferase has translation MEITIRKAVKSDLAQAYRLICELALFEKAPDEVTLTLEQFEKDGFGENPLYFLEVAELVVPNGEKEIAGMALFFYSYSTWKGKILYLDDVIVTEKHRGKGIGKLLIDKVFKFAKEHEVKQVRWHVLDWNTPAINFYRQLGMSLEPEWITCKYSQSQIEQY, from the coding sequence ATGGAAATCACGATTCGAAAAGCTGTAAAATCAGACCTTGCTCAAGCGTACAGGTTGATTTGTGAACTTGCCTTGTTTGAAAAAGCGCCTGATGAAGTAACATTAACTCTGGAACAGTTTGAAAAAGACGGATTTGGAGAAAATCCTTTGTATTTTTTAGAGGTGGCAGAGTTGGTTGTACCAAATGGTGAAAAAGAAATTGCAGGAATGGCGTTGTTTTTTTATAGTTATTCGACCTGGAAAGGAAAAATCCTTTACTTAGATGATGTCATTGTAACCGAAAAACACCGCGGCAAAGGCATAGGGAAGTTGTTGATAGACAAAGTTTTCAAATTTGCAAAAGAGCATGAGGTTAAACAGGTCAGATGGCATGTTTTGGATTGGAATACGCCGGCTATCAACTTTTACCGGCAATTAGGAATGAGCCTTGAACCGGAATGGATTACCTGTAAATATTCCCAAAGTCAGATTGAGCAATATTAG
- a CDS encoding patatin-like phospholipase family protein codes for MQKILNGIYYSFPVQLLMLHIKRNKLLLSFWFLLFAIVTNSFLRQVGGAYLFLDPEYLGEVNFWGFFWVGLAFGFFLISWNIAAYMSNSFRFPFLGTLHSPFYHFCINNCIIPIAFIITYFISVARFQEAFEFKPLIATLEYFGGFLTGSLLMLLLFSVYFFLTNTNIDKILDAIQRIEKLELPLNKSQPLSRQTRRSSISSSYKKQTKAAKPNEWPVLYFINQRLSIRRVRLTEHYTRQSLLAVFQQNHSNALIVQGVALALLMQLGLLMDKPAFQIPAAASMFLIFSVLTGLLGAFSYWLQSWRTLGLLIALIILNFFTRYDIFNYDTKAYGLNYTCEPATYNSESILEMSDTTRIQHDFDQTLITLEKWKEKNMPLTPESHQPDMILLNLSGGGLRSALWSMTVLQMLDSLLQSTLFDRTMLIAGASGGMLAGSYLHELHYLQKTKDSSISLHHPSFADNMAEDYLNALIFSIATNDLFYPFQSFTTAGHTYRKNRAYIFEKQLSYNTKGVINMDNRKISDYYEAEKNAVIPMLVLTPTIVTDRRKLFISSQPVTYLTRSYNKYGFNHDSYEADGIDCAQFFADQDGHNLLLSSAMRMSATFPYILPSTFLPSNPSVEVMDAGFRDNTGFETTFRFLNVFKDWINQNVGKVIVVFIRSDVKDRGVKPLTESLIAKVVKPATVFMTNEIQDNYADYMATITDETLYGKLQVINFEYEPSVKSQKAAMSLHLTTKEKHDIKNALFNQRNQRNLKEMINLLQTND; via the coding sequence ATGCAAAAAATACTTAACGGCATATATTATTCCTTCCCTGTTCAGTTATTGATGCTTCATATTAAAAGGAATAAACTTTTACTTTCTTTTTGGTTCCTTTTATTTGCCATCGTTACAAATTCCTTTTTGCGACAAGTGGGCGGAGCTTATTTGTTTCTGGACCCCGAATATTTAGGAGAAGTAAATTTCTGGGGTTTTTTTTGGGTAGGTTTGGCTTTCGGTTTTTTCCTGATTTCCTGGAACATTGCTGCTTATATGAGCAACAGTTTCAGGTTTCCGTTTTTGGGAACCTTACATAGCCCTTTTTACCATTTCTGTATCAATAACTGCATCATTCCAATTGCTTTTATAATTACCTATTTCATTTCTGTTGCCCGGTTTCAGGAAGCCTTTGAGTTCAAACCTCTGATAGCTACTTTAGAATATTTTGGAGGATTTTTGACCGGTAGTTTACTCATGTTGTTGCTATTTTCCGTCTATTTTTTCCTGACGAATACCAATATTGATAAGATATTGGATGCTATACAGCGCATAGAAAAGCTGGAACTACCGTTAAACAAATCTCAGCCACTTAGTCGTCAAACCCGACGAAGCAGCATTAGCAGCAGTTATAAAAAACAAACAAAGGCTGCAAAGCCCAATGAATGGCCGGTGCTTTATTTTATCAATCAAAGACTCAGTATCCGACGGGTTCGTTTGACAGAACACTACACAAGACAGAGTTTGCTGGCAGTTTTTCAACAAAATCACAGCAATGCGTTAATCGTACAGGGGGTTGCCCTTGCTTTATTAATGCAGTTGGGGTTGCTGATGGATAAACCTGCCTTTCAAATTCCGGCAGCAGCAAGTATGTTTCTTATTTTTTCGGTGCTAACGGGTTTGCTTGGTGCTTTTAGTTACTGGCTGCAAAGCTGGAGAACTCTTGGTTTATTGATTGCGCTGATTATCCTGAATTTCTTTACCCGTTATGATATCTTTAATTACGACACAAAGGCCTATGGCTTAAACTATACTTGTGAGCCGGCAACCTATAACTCTGAATCCATTTTAGAAATGTCCGACACCACACGGATTCAACATGACTTTGATCAGACTCTGATTACACTTGAAAAGTGGAAAGAAAAAAACATGCCATTAACCCCGGAAAGTCATCAACCCGATATGATTTTACTCAATCTGAGCGGTGGAGGGTTAAGATCTGCTCTTTGGAGTATGACCGTTCTTCAAATGCTTGACAGCCTTTTGCAAAGCACCTTATTTGACCGTACTATGTTGATAGCAGGAGCTTCGGGCGGAATGTTGGCAGGCTCTTATTTACACGAATTACATTACCTGCAAAAAACCAAAGACAGCAGCATTTCTTTACACCACCCTTCTTTTGCAGACAATATGGCAGAAGATTATCTTAATGCTCTTATCTTTTCAATTGCCACTAACGATTTGTTTTACCCATTTCAATCTTTTACTACTGCCGGACATACTTACCGCAAAAACAGGGCATATATTTTTGAAAAACAACTGTCCTACAACACAAAAGGGGTGATCAATATGGATAACAGGAAGATTTCAGACTATTACGAAGCAGAAAAAAATGCAGTTATTCCCATGTTGGTATTAACTCCCACCATCGTAACCGATAGGCGAAAACTCTTTATATCTTCACAACCGGTAACTTATCTTACGCGATCGTATAACAAGTATGGCTTTAACCATGATTCGTATGAGGCTGACGGCATTGACTGTGCACAATTTTTTGCCGATCAGGACGGGCATAACCTGTTGCTCAGCTCTGCTATGCGAATGAGTGCAACTTTCCCTTATATTTTACCTTCCACCTTCTTGCCAAGTAACCCTTCAGTTGAAGTGATGGACGCAGGATTCAGAGATAATACCGGTTTTGAAACAACTTTTCGGTTCTTGAATGTTTTCAAAGACTGGATTAACCAAAATGTCGGAAAAGTCATTGTAGTTTTTATCCGTTCGGATGTTAAAGACAGGGGAGTAAAGCCGCTAACAGAAAGTCTGATTGCCAAAGTGGTGAAGCCGGCAACGGTTTTTATGACCAACGAAATTCAGGACAACTATGCAGATTACATGGCTACGATTACCGATGAAACCTTATATGGCAAGCTACAGGTCATCAATTTCGAGTACGAACCCTCTGTCAAAAGTCAAAAGGCAGCAATGAGCCTGCATCTGACCACGAAGGAAAAACACGATATAAAAAATGCGTTGTTTAATCAGCGAAATCAGCGTAATCTAAAAGAAATGATCAATCTTTTGCAGACAAATGATTAA
- the nusB gene encoding transcription antitermination factor NusB: MQIIYGCEQKENHVFDSAKRQLLQNIDKTHHLYHYSLYFLREVGSYVKTDKMRREQKFLPTEEDKNLSLQLYYNPLIQKLQTDSAFTNFLKKEKLNPLLDNEVVKKLYQIFSKDSRYLQYAQIAQPTTAQHASIILHLFNFLFKDELFVSHVEEHFSNWEDDNIIVADTIKTLIYQFGKKDNLGSLHIFSQPEDWEEKLEFSQDLLQKALLYDKELKTLIEPQLQHWDIDRLTQVDIILIKMALCEFLYFPTIPTKVTINEYIEVAKMYSTPGSKNFINGVLDKIMKTLKSENRILKTGRGLIDFD; the protein is encoded by the coding sequence ATGCAAATTATTTATGGTTGTGAACAGAAAGAAAATCATGTTTTCGACTCTGCAAAACGCCAACTATTACAGAATATTGATAAAACCCATCACCTATACCATTATTCATTATATTTTTTGCGGGAAGTTGGCAGTTATGTAAAGACCGACAAAATGCGCCGCGAGCAAAAATTCCTGCCTACCGAAGAAGACAAAAACCTGAGTTTGCAACTTTATTACAATCCTTTGATTCAAAAGTTGCAGACCGACTCTGCCTTTACAAATTTTCTAAAAAAGGAAAAGCTCAACCCTCTGTTAGATAATGAAGTGGTTAAAAAACTTTATCAGATATTTAGCAAAGATAGCCGATACCTGCAATATGCACAAATCGCACAGCCTACAACTGCTCAACATGCTTCTATTATCCTCCATTTATTTAATTTTCTGTTCAAAGACGAACTATTTGTTTCACATGTAGAGGAGCATTTCAGCAATTGGGAAGATGACAATATAATTGTTGCCGATACTATCAAAACTTTGATTTATCAATTTGGTAAAAAAGACAATCTCGGGTCCTTACATATTTTTTCCCAACCCGAAGATTGGGAAGAAAAATTAGAATTTAGTCAGGATTTACTTCAGAAAGCTTTGTTGTATGACAAAGAACTAAAAACACTTATCGAACCTCAACTGCAACATTGGGATATTGACCGGTTGACACAAGTTGATATTATCCTGATCAAAATGGCTTTGTGCGAATTTTTATATTTCCCTACTATTCCCACAAAAGTTACTATTAATGAATATATTGAGGTGGCCAAGATGTATAGTACACCCGGTAGCAAAAACTTTATCAACGGAGTACTGGACAAAATAATGAAAACCTTAAAGTCTGAAAACAGGATTCTAAAAACCGGAAGAGGTTTGATTGATTTTGATTAA
- a CDS encoding carboxypeptidase-like regulatory domain-containing protein produces the protein MKRQSYLLKIDNPCGQDWNSMTQNDIGKFCSNCSKTVVDFTNLTDAEIIQLIEQSSGKLCGRLTKQQLNRSIETGQPKNNSRLYKLLAGLMLVGTTESAIAIEKQASQIEIVSPTQSEELSKEPVNAEANLLPDSLKNVVQGIVYDAETKDPFPFANVWLKNTQIGAVTDFDGKFKFVIPDSLIQINMALIISYVGYESLEILIDKEYLPITQELVIKPGQFYNIEFLTAVVGGVIVIRKKKWWQFWK, from the coding sequence ATGAAACGACAAAGCTACCTGCTAAAAATTGACAATCCCTGTGGACAGGATTGGAATTCAATGACTCAAAACGACATCGGAAAGTTTTGTTCGAATTGCTCAAAGACAGTTGTGGACTTCACCAACTTAACGGACGCTGAAATAATTCAACTCATTGAACAGTCATCGGGTAAACTCTGTGGACGTTTGACAAAGCAACAGTTAAACCGAAGTATTGAAACCGGTCAACCCAAAAATAACTCCCGGCTTTACAAATTGCTTGCGGGACTTATGTTGGTTGGGACAACCGAAAGCGCAATTGCAATAGAAAAACAAGCCTCACAAATTGAAATTGTATCTCCTACTCAAAGCGAAGAGTTATCTAAGGAACCGGTAAATGCAGAAGCAAATCTATTGCCCGACAGCCTAAAAAATGTTGTGCAAGGAATAGTTTATGATGCAGAAACAAAAGACCCTTTCCCATTTGCAAACGTTTGGCTAAAAAACACCCAAATTGGAGCAGTAACAGACTTTGACGGAAAATTCAAATTTGTCATACCTGACAGTTTGATACAAATAAATATGGCGTTAATAATTTCGTATGTTGGTTATGAAAGTTTAGAAATCTTAATAGACAAAGAATACCTGCCAATCACCCAAGAACTTGTAATTAAGCCTGGTCAGTTTTATAATATTGAATTTTTAACTGCAGTGGTAGGAGGTGTAATCGTTATAAGAAAGAAAAAATGGTGGCAATTTTGGAAGTAA
- a CDS encoding membrane protein insertion efficiency factor YidD: MKIYRPVIIWVLLVGCLSVLTPGKSTAQNRNTDLVLLQIVKPGQSYSPATNPNNKKPLKVKNQSVLAKYNPLTLTLTGSMYFYQNVLSSQLGRQCLYGISCSNFSKHAILEFGLVKGVFLTADRLLRCNRISALDLNPLTLDTKTLRFKDEPRQYRLHYHEHR; this comes from the coding sequence ATGAAAATATATCGCCCGGTTATTATTTGGGTTCTGCTTGTAGGTTGCTTGTCTGTTCTTACTCCCGGAAAGAGTACTGCCCAAAACCGCAACACCGATTTAGTTTTGTTGCAAATTGTAAAACCCGGTCAATCCTATTCCCCGGCTACTAACCCCAATAATAAAAAACCACTAAAGGTGAAAAACCAATCGGTATTGGCCAAATACAATCCTTTAACACTTACTTTAACCGGAAGCATGTATTTCTATCAAAATGTATTATCTTCTCAATTGGGAAGGCAATGTTTGTATGGAATATCCTGTTCCAATTTCAGCAAACATGCAATCCTTGAATTTGGATTGGTTAAAGGGGTTTTCCTGACTGCCGACCGGCTTTTGCGCTGCAACCGCATCAGCGCATTAGATTTAAACCCTCTGACTTTAGATACTAAAACCCTGCGATTTAAAGACGAACCAAGGCAATACCGACTTCATTACCATGAGCATAGATAG